One Bacteroidota bacterium genomic window carries:
- a CDS encoding FtsX-like permease family protein has translation MNLKRLLFNFQIGIDAIGYNRFRALLTSLGIIFGVAAVIAMLAIGKGTEKEIAEQLKQVGSNNITINALWKEEKEKTKEEKEQANANEGDEKVKRFTPGLTLADGENIVQTLSEYVDFYSPEIEVETPVMRGGKRYQGKVIGVNNNFFDVAVLNVGDGQLFSDVNFSLAQPVCIIGKSLRAKLFTDVEPVGQQIKCGDVWLKVVGVLGEKNVSDQTISSYSVRNANEEVYVPVTTMLVRFKNRAKITPGDMRRNMWDDDDGEKKPENYHQIDKLVIKVKNTEMMKEVSEVVKKLLMRRHNLVEDFEVQIPELLLKQQQKNKRQFNNMLAFIAGISLIVGGIGIMNIMLASVMERIKEIGLRQSLGATRLDISMQFISEAVVISISGGVIGVLLGVAFCYIIDSSMETKTIITPFSIILSFTISIVVGLISGIVPARRAARQDPVESLRHE, from the coding sequence ATGAATTTAAAACGCCTGTTATTCAACTTTCAAATAGGAATAGATGCCATCGGGTACAACCGGTTTAGGGCATTGCTTACCTCTTTGGGTATTATTTTCGGGGTAGCGGCAGTAATTGCCATGCTTGCAATAGGCAAGGGTACCGAAAAAGAAATTGCCGAACAGCTAAAACAAGTAGGTTCAAACAATATTACCATCAATGCCCTTTGGAAGGAAGAAAAAGAGAAAACCAAAGAAGAAAAGGAGCAAGCCAATGCCAACGAGGGCGACGAGAAGGTGAAACGTTTTACCCCCGGACTTACGCTTGCTGATGGTGAAAACATTGTGCAAACGTTGAGTGAATACGTAGATTTTTACAGCCCTGAAATAGAGGTGGAAACCCCTGTGATGCGTGGCGGTAAAAGGTATCAGGGTAAGGTAATCGGGGTAAACAATAACTTTTTTGATGTAGCAGTGCTAAACGTTGGGGATGGTCAGTTGTTTTCTGATGTCAATTTCAGTTTGGCTCAACCCGTTTGTATTATTGGTAAATCGTTGCGGGCAAAACTCTTTACTGATGTTGAACCCGTGGGACAGCAAATAAAATGTGGGGACGTATGGCTAAAAGTAGTGGGTGTATTGGGTGAAAAGAATGTATCAGACCAAACCATTTCATCCTACTCAGTACGTAATGCCAACGAAGAAGTATATGTACCTGTTACCACTATGTTGGTACGGTTTAAAAACCGTGCAAAAATTACCCCCGGTGATATGCGCCGGAATATGTGGGACGATGACGACGGGGAGAAGAAGCCTGAAAACTACCACCAGATTGATAAGCTGGTGATAAAGGTAAAAAATACCGAGATGATGAAAGAAGTATCAGAAGTGGTAAAAAAACTACTGATGCGTCGTCACAATCTGGTGGAAGATTTTGAAGTGCAAATACCTGAACTTTTGCTGAAACAACAACAGAAAAACAAACGCCAATTCAATAATATGCTGGCCTTTATTGCAGGTATATCGCTTATTGTGGGTGGTATAGGTATTATGAATATTATGCTTGCCAGCGTAATGGAGCGGATAAAAGAAATTGGCTTGCGGCAATCGTTAGGCGCTACTCGTTTGGATATTTCGATGCAGTTTATCAGCGAGGCAGTAGTGATAAGCATTTCAGGCGGAGTTATCGGAGTATTACTGGGTGTTGCGTTTTGTTACATTATCGATTCGAGTATGGAGACCAAAACCATTATCACTCCTTTTTCAATCATATTATCATTCACCATTTCTATTGTAGTGGGCTTAATTTCGGGCATTGTTCCTGCACGTAGAGCCGCCCGTCAAGACCCTGTAGAATCATTAAGGCATGAATAA
- a CDS encoding TolC family protein, producing the protein MNKKYSLLLLITVFVLPLLGQMRFNLKQAITYGQEHSPSARSIKAAYSSAEWNYVASRSALLPSLSLQGNVPGFVRSISQIQQPNGDISFREQRLASSSLSMMLSQNVTPTGGSIFMSSDLSRIDLLGTNPTTTWQASPLQVGFTQPLFRVNNLRWDWKQAKLQYEFAKKQATESLEDLSIAITTAFFDYYIVRKQMINAEYNVAMNDTFYRIAEGRYSVGKIAENEKLQAELSLMNAQNMRDQIQIQILTTEKRLKNLLGVPDNQRVDVDYEESLPLYTVSLEKALAEARENRSNYVGFKIQETDAELNVRRAMANRRFNGDLTMSFGLTNTSAQFNDAYNNLQDAQRLTVGFSMPILNFGRNKAAYMVAKNDKESRMAQIENNRNSLELEIMNNVLQFNQLKQILAISAKSDTIARQRYDISTKRFVLGKIDLTNLTIAQNEKDQALINYIRNLQNFWVSYYQLRRLTLFDFETGNKILVQ; encoded by the coding sequence ATGAATAAAAAATACAGTTTACTGCTACTTATTACAGTATTTGTTTTGCCGCTTTTGGGGCAAATGAGATTTAACCTAAAGCAAGCTATCACTTACGGACAAGAGCATAGTCCCAGTGCGCGCAGTATAAAGGCAGCCTATAGCAGTGCCGAGTGGAATTATGTCGCCTCGCGTTCGGCATTGTTACCCAGTCTTTCATTGCAGGGCAATGTGCCGGGTTTTGTCCGCAGTATATCGCAAATACAGCAGCCCAACGGCGATATAAGTTTCCGCGAGCAACGCCTTGCCAGTTCATCGCTTTCAATGATGCTTTCGCAAAACGTAACCCCTACGGGTGGTAGCATCTTTATGTCGTCAGACCTTTCCCGCATTGATTTGTTGGGTACAAACCCCACTACTACTTGGCAGGCATCGCCTTTGCAAGTTGGTTTCACACAGCCATTGTTCAGGGTGAATAATCTTCGCTGGGATTGGAAGCAGGCTAAGCTGCAATATGAGTTCGCTAAAAAGCAAGCTACTGAGTCGTTAGAGGATTTATCAATAGCCATCACCACTGCTTTTTTTGATTACTACATCGTACGCAAGCAAATGATAAATGCCGAGTACAACGTAGCCATGAACGATACTTTTTACCGCATAGCCGAAGGCCGTTACAGTGTTGGCAAAATTGCAGAAAACGAAAAGCTGCAAGCCGAGTTGAGTTTGATGAATGCCCAAAATATGCGCGACCAAATACAGATACAAATATTAACCACCGAAAAACGCCTTAAAAACTTGTTGGGAGTACCCGATAACCAGCGTGTGGATGTAGATTATGAAGAGAGTCTGCCTTTATATACCGTGAGTTTGGAAAAAGCGTTGGCCGAAGCAAGGGAAAACCGCAGTAATTATGTTGGGTTTAAAATACAAGAAACCGATGCTGAGTTGAACGTTCGCAGGGCTATGGCAAATAGACGCTTTAACGGTGATTTAACAATGAGTTTCGGCTTAACAAATACTTCGGCGCAGTTTAATGATGCGTACAACAATTTGCAGGATGCACAACGGTTAACGGTTGGATTTTCGATGCCGATACTCAATTTTGGTCGTAACAAGGCGGCTTATATGGTGGCTAAAAACGACAAGGAAAGCCGTATGGCGCAAATTGAGAACAACCGCAACAGCCTTGAGTTGGAGATAATGAACAACGTATTACAGTTTAACCAATTGAAACAAATACTGGCTATATCGGCAAAATCGGATACCATTGCCCGCCAACGATATGATATTAGCACCAAGCGGTTTGTGCTGGGTAAAATTGATCTTACCAACCTTACCATCGCCCAAAACGAGAAAGACCAGGCATTAATAAACTACATACGCAACCTGCAAAACTTTTGGGTATCGTATTACCAGCTTCGTCGCCTTACCCTGTTTGATTTTGAAACCGGTAATAAGATATTGGTCCAGTAG
- the hpt gene encoding hypoxanthine phosphoribosyltransferase, translating to MSIQLHDKTFVPFISTNDVQQAVVRVAGEINTHYAAKSPVLLPVLDGAFMLAADLAKHLSVKAHFSFIKYKSYHNTQSTGKVASLLGLDIDIAGKDVIIVEDIIDTGLTVSYLLQELAKHNPASVKVAALLTKPDALQVPLTIDFKGIEIENRFVVGYGMDYNGLGRNLDCVYVLAGN from the coding sequence GTGAGCATACAACTGCACGATAAAACCTTTGTTCCTTTTATTTCGACCAACGATGTACAGCAGGCCGTTGTACGTGTTGCTGGGGAAATAAATACTCATTACGCAGCTAAATCACCCGTCTTGCTTCCTGTGCTTGATGGCGCATTTATGCTCGCCGCTGATTTGGCAAAACACCTCAGCGTAAAAGCCCATTTTTCATTTATCAAGTACAAGTCATACCATAACACCCAAAGCACTGGGAAAGTAGCTTCATTACTGGGGTTAGATATTGATATTGCGGGTAAAGACGTAATTATAGTAGAAGATATTATTGATACCGGTCTCACGGTAAGCTATTTGTTGCAAGAACTGGCTAAACACAACCCTGCCAGTGTAAAAGTTGCCGCACTGCTTACCAAGCCCGACGCCTTACAAGTGCCGCTTACCATCGACTTTAAAGGAATTGAAATAGAAAACCGTTTTGTAGTTGGCTACGGAATGGACTATAATGGCTTAGGCCGTAACTTGGATTGTGTTTATGTGTTGGCCGGCAATTAG
- the obgE gene encoding GTPase ObgE, whose protein sequence is MADSNFIDYVKICCRSGKGGQGSTHLHRDKLTAKGGPDGGDGGRGGHIIVQGNDQLWTLLHLKYRKHVIAESGQPGSSGLKTGASGKDEILEVPLGTVAKDEETGEILFEITEHGQTEVLLKGGRGGQGNHHYKSPTNQTPRFAQPGEPGDEKWRILELKVLADVGLVGFPNAGKSTLLSVVTAAKPEIADYPFTTLVPNLGIVKYRDYKSFVMADIPGIIEGAHEGRGLGHRFLRHIERNALLLFMIPADSKDIKAEFAILNNELEQFNTELLHKKRLLAITKTDMLDDELMEEMKKELPKDVQTIFISSVTGKNIQELKDIIWRELND, encoded by the coding sequence ATGGCGGATAGTAACTTTATAGATTACGTTAAAATATGTTGCCGTAGTGGTAAGGGCGGGCAAGGTAGTACACACTTGCACCGTGATAAACTTACTGCTAAAGGCGGACCTGACGGCGGAGACGGCGGACGTGGCGGACATATTATTGTGCAGGGTAACGACCAGCTTTGGACGTTGCTGCATTTAAAATACCGCAAACACGTTATTGCTGAATCGGGGCAACCCGGCAGCAGCGGACTGAAAACAGGTGCCAGCGGTAAGGATGAGATTTTGGAGGTGCCTTTGGGTACCGTTGCCAAAGACGAAGAGACCGGTGAAATATTGTTTGAAATTACCGAACACGGCCAAACCGAAGTACTGCTGAAAGGCGGTCGCGGCGGACAAGGTAACCATCACTACAAAAGCCCTACCAACCAAACCCCTCGCTTTGCCCAACCCGGAGAACCCGGTGATGAGAAGTGGCGTATTTTGGAATTGAAGGTGTTGGCCGATGTAGGCTTGGTGGGTTTTCCCAATGCGGGTAAATCAACCTTGTTGTCGGTGGTAACGGCTGCAAAACCTGAAATTGCCGATTATCCGTTTACTACTTTAGTACCCAATTTGGGTATTGTGAAATACCGCGATTACAAATCGTTTGTAATGGCGGATATTCCTGGTATTATTGAGGGTGCGCACGAAGGTCGCGGATTAGGTCATCGCTTCTTGCGCCACATCGAGCGTAATGCTTTGCTGTTGTTTATGATTCCTGCTGATAGCAAGGATATTAAAGCAGAATTTGCCATATTGAACAATGAATTGGAGCAGTTTAACACTGAATTGTTGCACAAAAAACGTTTGTTGGCCATTACCAAAACCGATATGTTAGACGATGAACTGATGGAGGAAATGAAAAAAGAACTGCCAAAAGATGTTCAAACGATTTTCATCTCATCGGTAACAGGCAAAAACATCCAAGAACTTAAAGACATCATCTGGCGTGAATTAAATGATTAA
- a CDS encoding biotin transporter BioY, with the protein MKLNYKPEKGLLWQAPVVLIGLVAGAKMKIDVGAVPITLQSLILCFTCLYFSRQANLLGTFLYMLAGMYLPVFSGEFFGKEFYFGRTAGYIYGFPFAVILLTAARQYFKDWFGVFAWILMTHAVIMIFGTAWGILYHKMDIDYALTNGFFNLLPGAIAKSVVVSLVYWLTRKYLKTETPA; encoded by the coding sequence ATGAAATTGAATTACAAACCCGAGAAAGGCTTATTGTGGCAAGCTCCTGTGGTGCTGATAGGCTTGGTGGCCGGTGCAAAAATGAAGATAGATGTGGGTGCAGTGCCCATAACGCTGCAATCGCTGATATTGTGTTTTACTTGCCTGTATTTTAGCCGTCAGGCCAATTTATTGGGCACGTTCTTATATATGTTGGCGGGGATGTATTTGCCCGTTTTTAGCGGAGAATTTTTTGGCAAAGAGTTTTACTTTGGCCGCACAGCAGGTTACATATACGGATTTCCGTTTGCGGTTATTTTGCTAACCGCAGCACGCCAATATTTTAAAGATTGGTTTGGTGTATTTGCTTGGATATTAATGACCCACGCGGTAATTATGATTTTTGGAACAGCTTGGGGTATTTTATACCACAAAATGGATATTGATTATGCACTTACCAATGGCTTCTTCAACCTGCTGCCGGGCGCAATAGCCAAATCGGTGGTTGTATCGTTGGTGTACTGGCTTACTCGAAAATACCTTAAAACAGAAACTCCTGCTTAA
- a CDS encoding phenylalanine--tRNA ligase subunit beta codes for MKISYNWLKTLIDIEQSPEELGVLLTNCGLEVEGIEAVSSIQGGLQGLVIGEVKERWQHPNADRLSVTKVDVGGSELLQIVCGAPNVAAGQKVLVATVGATLYPTGGEPFKISKSKIRGEVSEGMICAEDEVGLGTSHDGIMVLDTAAVVGSQGADYFKVENDFTIEIGLTANRGDAASHLGVARDVAALTGKKVNVKYAPLPAPQGSNLVEVVIEDAEGCPRYSGISISGVEVKPSPAWLQNRLKAIGLSPINNIVDVTNFVLHELGQPIHAFDADKITGSKIVVKKATQGQKFTTLDKTERTLTGNELLICNAAEPMAIAGVFGGLHSGVSAETKNLFIESAYFDPGTIRKSAKGQGLNTDASFRYERGTDPEITVNAINRVVELILATAGGSVSSPVVDVYARKINPSKITLRYKKLNEVLGQTASVDEVKAIITGLDITVEGEDENGLQLSVPAYRPDVTREIDVIEEFIRIYGLNRIEIPSSVKLSYNTSTGINKEKLYNRAADMLAANGYYELVTNSLTKVSYYTEEELEQAVRMLNPLSADLEVMRLNTLYSGLEAVTYNRNRKANNLKFFELSKTYRKVEGKYEEKWWLSLWLCGDEQNESWKYPTRASDFYTLKQTCDNLFTAMGVEVPFTERNIIGSPAEIDGNKLVNYGPVSPKITKSFDIQGTVFYAVIDWERLLQKATAQKFTLKEISKFPEVRRDLSLVIDKKITFEQLHTIARQAERKLLRAIDVFDVYEGDKIEAGKKAYALSFILQDETKTLTDAEIEKIMNRLMQGFEKEVGAVIRK; via the coding sequence ATGAAAATTTCGTACAACTGGTTAAAAACCCTGATAGATATAGAGCAATCGCCCGAAGAATTGGGTGTATTGCTTACCAATTGCGGATTAGAAGTAGAAGGTATTGAGGCTGTGAGCAGTATACAAGGCGGCTTGCAGGGCTTGGTGATAGGCGAGGTGAAGGAGCGTTGGCAGCACCCCAATGCCGACCGTTTAAGCGTTACCAAAGTAGATGTGGGCGGGTCTGAGTTGCTGCAAATAGTGTGCGGTGCCCCTAACGTGGCTGCCGGACAAAAAGTGCTGGTAGCAACCGTTGGCGCAACGCTATACCCTACAGGCGGCGAACCTTTTAAAATCAGCAAATCAAAAATACGCGGCGAAGTTTCGGAAGGCATGATATGCGCCGAAGACGAAGTAGGTTTGGGAACCAGCCACGACGGTATTATGGTGCTGGATACCGCAGCCGTAGTAGGCTCTCAAGGGGCTGATTATTTTAAAGTAGAAAACGATTTTACGATAGAAATAGGTCTTACTGCCAACCGTGGTGATGCTGCTTCGCATTTGGGTGTAGCCCGCGATGTAGCCGCTCTTACGGGCAAAAAAGTAAACGTAAAGTATGCTCCATTACCCGCACCGCAAGGCAGCAATCTTGTAGAAGTGGTGATAGAAGATGCCGAAGGTTGCCCCCGATACAGCGGTATCAGCATTAGCGGGGTAGAGGTGAAACCCAGTCCCGCATGGTTGCAAAACCGCTTAAAAGCTATTGGCTTAAGCCCCATTAACAATATTGTAGATGTTACCAACTTTGTGCTGCACGAGTTGGGTCAACCCATACACGCCTTTGATGCCGATAAAATCACAGGCAGCAAAATTGTGGTAAAAAAGGCTACGCAAGGGCAAAAATTCACTACGTTGGATAAAACCGAGCGTACCCTTACCGGTAACGAGTTGTTGATTTGCAACGCTGCCGAACCGATGGCCATTGCAGGGGTGTTTGGCGGTTTACACAGCGGTGTAAGTGCTGAAACTAAAAACCTGTTTATTGAAAGTGCTTATTTCGACCCCGGCACCATTCGTAAATCGGCAAAAGGGCAGGGGCTAAACACCGATGCCTCGTTCCGTTACGAGCGCGGCACCGACCCTGAAATAACCGTTAATGCCATCAACAGGGTGGTAGAATTGATTTTGGCAACCGCAGGCGGCAGTGTTAGCAGCCCCGTGGTGGATGTGTATGCCCGCAAAATCAATCCTTCAAAAATTACCCTGCGTTATAAAAAGCTAAACGAAGTATTGGGTCAAACTGCTTCTGTGGATGAAGTGAAAGCCATCATCACAGGGTTGGATATTACTGTTGAAGGCGAAGACGAAAACGGCTTGCAATTAAGCGTGCCTGCTTACCGTCCCGATGTAACCCGCGAGATTGACGTGATAGAAGAGTTTATCCGTATTTACGGGCTGAACAGGATAGAGATACCGTCGTCAGTAAAACTGTCTTACAATACCTCAACAGGCATTAACAAAGAGAAACTGTACAACCGCGCTGCCGATATGTTGGCGGCTAACGGCTACTACGAGTTGGTAACTAACTCGCTTACCAAAGTATCGTATTATACCGAAGAAGAGTTGGAGCAGGCCGTGCGTATGCTCAATCCACTGAGTGCTGATTTGGAGGTGATGCGCCTTAATACATTGTACTCAGGGTTAGAGGCAGTAACCTATAACCGTAATCGTAAGGCCAATAACCTTAAGTTTTTTGAGTTGAGCAAAACCTACCGCAAGGTAGAGGGCAAATACGAAGAAAAATGGTGGTTAAGTCTTTGGTTGTGTGGCGATGAGCAAAACGAAAGCTGGAAATATCCCACCCGCGCAAGCGATTTTTATACCCTTAAGCAAACTTGCGATAATTTGTTTACTGCAATGGGTGTAGAAGTGCCTTTTACTGAACGTAACATCATTGGCAGTCCTGCTGAAATTGATGGAAATAAGCTGGTAAACTATGGCCCCGTATCACCCAAAATAACCAAAAGTTTTGACATACAGGGCACGGTATTTTATGCGGTGATTGATTGGGAACGCTTGTTGCAAAAAGCCACTGCACAAAAATTCACCCTGAAAGAAATTTCAAAATTCCCCGAAGTTCGCCGCGATTTATCGTTGGTGATAGATAAAAAAATTACCTTTGAGCAACTACACACCATTGCTCGTCAAGCAGAGCGTAAACTGCTGCGCGCTATTGATGTGTTTGATGTGTATGAAGGGGATAAGATTGAGGCAGGAAAGAAGGCGTATGCGTTGAGTTTTATTTTGCAAGACGAAACAAAAACCCTTACTGATGCTGAAATTGAAAAGATTATGAACCGTTTGATGCAAGGGTTTGAAAAGGAAGTAGGGGCTGTAATTAGGAAATAG
- a CDS encoding cell division protein ZapA, whose protein sequence is MEEISIKVNICDRFYPLRIHAGFEESVRAAAKLANDKAKNYTENYSVKDKQDALAMASLDLATDLISSTKQTSGPTAEVDMLLKDINRLLDSKLV, encoded by the coding sequence GTGGAAGAGATTTCGATAAAAGTGAATATTTGCGACAGGTTTTACCCGTTGCGTATACATGCGGGGTTTGAGGAAAGCGTTAGAGCTGCCGCTAAACTGGCCAATGATAAAGCAAAAAACTATACCGAAAACTACTCGGTAAAGGATAAACAGGATGCCCTTGCAATGGCATCGCTTGATTTGGCAACCGATTTGATATCTTCTACAAAGCAAACTTCAGGTCCTACCGCCGAAGTAGATATGCTGTTAAAAGACATAAACCGCCTTTTAGACAGTAAGCTTGTATAA
- a CDS encoding adenylate kinase, which yields MLNIVLFGPPGSGKGTQSAKLVEKYGVIQLSTGDLLRAEISAGTQLGLEAKQLMDKGILVSDEIVIGMISNKLDANPQAKGFIFDGFPRTVAQAEALDNLLEDRGLGITCMLALEVPNDELKTRLLLRGKDSGRADDQNPEVIQNRINVYNEQTLPVANYYQAQGKYVELNGVGGIDDIFGVICTHIDAAKAN from the coding sequence ATGCTCAATATAGTTCTTTTCGGCCCTCCCGGCTCGGGCAAGGGTACCCAATCTGCCAAACTGGTTGAGAAATATGGGGTGATACAATTATCTACCGGCGATTTGTTGCGTGCTGAAATTTCAGCAGGTACACAACTTGGCTTAGAAGCTAAACAGCTGATGGATAAAGGTATTTTGGTTTCAGATGAGATTGTGATAGGTATGATAAGCAACAAGTTAGATGCTAACCCACAGGCCAAAGGCTTTATTTTTGATGGGTTTCCTCGTACAGTTGCGCAAGCCGAAGCATTGGATAATTTGTTAGAAGACAGGGGATTGGGAATCACTTGTATGCTTGCTTTAGAAGTTCCCAACGATGAATTGAAAACCCGTTTGTTGTTGAGGGGTAAAGACAGCGGCCGTGCAGACGACCAAAACCCCGAAGTGATACAAAACCGTATCAATGTTTATAACGAGCAAACTTTGCCCGTGGCTAACTATTACCAAGCACAAGGTAAATACGTTGAGTTGAATGGTGTGGGGGGAATTGATGATATTTTTGGTGTGATATGCACACATATTGATGCTGCAAAAGCAAATTAA
- a CDS encoding HlyD family efflux transporter periplasmic adaptor subunit, translated as MNKKTILYIVVALLVALAVWWLFFSGNEGPESNVTAKVTKGRFDVVITVTGELRAKTQTDITAPTGLRNAGIYQIKINDIIAEGSVVQPGDYVASLDRTEVMSKLNEELLNVQKKESEYNQTQLDTAISLREARDELVNYDYELKQKKLELEQSEYEAPAIKQQVQISYEKAERALNQKKDTYKNKVAQAKAKMSIVSSDLTKAQNKLKVFQDLLSELTVTAPKGGMIIYAKEWNGRKRVVGSTINVWDPEVANLPDLREMEVVSYVNEVDIQKVKTGQKVEIGLDADPSKKLEGKVKAVASIGEQRPNQNSKVFEVVIDVLSKDSTLRPSMTTSCNIQYSGFDNVLTVPVEAVNVSGNKSFVFKKDGSSVVRQQVIIEATNSKDAYVKYGLEEGQTVFLKDMADTASMKWALLHDSLTRVKVNPADTAKKDTSPPKQGAGGGDFIIIED; from the coding sequence ATGAACAAAAAAACTATACTATATATTGTTGTTGCTTTGCTGGTTGCATTAGCTGTTTGGTGGCTGTTTTTCTCAGGTAACGAAGGCCCCGAGTCTAATGTTACTGCCAAAGTTACCAAGGGGCGTTTTGATGTGGTGATAACCGTTACGGGTGAATTGCGAGCAAAAACGCAAACCGATATTACCGCCCCCACAGGGCTGCGTAATGCCGGTATTTACCAGATAAAAATTAACGACATTATCGCTGAAGGTTCCGTGGTGCAACCCGGTGATTATGTGGCTTCGCTGGATAGAACTGAGGTAATGAGCAAGCTGAATGAAGAATTGCTGAACGTTCAGAAAAAGGAATCAGAGTATAATCAAACCCAGTTGGATACAGCCATATCGCTGCGTGAAGCCCGCGATGAACTGGTGAATTATGATTATGAGTTGAAGCAGAAAAAGCTGGAGTTGGAGCAATCTGAATACGAAGCCCCCGCTATTAAACAGCAAGTACAAATCTCTTACGAAAAGGCTGAACGGGCTTTAAATCAAAAGAAGGATACGTATAAAAATAAAGTGGCACAGGCAAAGGCTAAGATGAGCATTGTATCATCAGACCTTACCAAAGCCCAAAATAAACTGAAAGTATTTCAGGATTTGCTATCAGAGCTAACCGTTACAGCCCCCAAAGGCGGTATGATTATTTATGCCAAAGAGTGGAACGGGCGTAAAAGGGTAGTGGGTAGTACTATAAATGTATGGGACCCAGAAGTAGCCAACCTGCCCGATTTAAGGGAAATGGAAGTAGTATCGTATGTGAACGAGGTAGACATACAAAAAGTAAAAACAGGTCAAAAGGTAGAAATAGGTTTGGATGCCGACCCTTCAAAGAAATTGGAAGGGAAGGTAAAAGCAGTAGCCAGTATTGGTGAGCAACGTCCCAACCAAAACAGCAAAGTGTTTGAAGTGGTGATTGATGTACTATCAAAAGACAGCACGTTGCGCCCCTCAATGACTACCAGTTGCAACATACAATACAGTGGCTTTGATAATGTACTTACCGTTCCCGTTGAGGCGGTGAATGTATCGGGTAATAAATCGTTTGTGTTTAAAAAAGACGGTTCAAGTGTGGTGCGCCAGCAGGTAATTATTGAGGCTACCAACAGCAAAGATGCGTATGTGAAATACGGTCTGGAAGAAGGACAAACAGTGTTTTTGAAAGATATGGCCGATACTGCCAGTATGAAGTGGGCATTGTTGCACGATAGCCTTACCAGAGTAAAAGTAAACCCTGCTGATACGGCTAAAAAAGATACCTCACCCCCAAAACAAGGTGCCGGCGGGGGAGACTTTATAATTATTGAAGACTAA